From Equus asinus isolate D_3611 breed Donkey chromosome 14, EquAss-T2T_v2, whole genome shotgun sequence, one genomic window encodes:
- the NLRC3 gene encoding NLR family CARD domain-containing protein 3 isoform X1 has protein sequence MRKQEVRTGGETGQGHSASSPAEQVKALVDLLAGKGGQGSLAPQAPDRALDSPLGPHSNDWRIQKHREALLSRVRGSPELGSPSPRLSSLLLVEGLTDLQLKEHDFTQVEATRGGWRSTKTIALDRLFLPLSRVSIPPRISITIGVAGVGKTTLVRDFVCLWAQGQVGKDFSLVLPLSFRDLNPHEKLSADRLVRSVFPHIGELGLAGATRVLLILDGLDECKTPLDFSNTVACTDPKKEIQVDHLITNIIRGNLFPEVSVWVTSRPSAAGQIPGGLVDRMTEIRGFNEEEIQVCLEQLFPEDQVLLGWVLSQVQADRALYLMCTIPAFCRLTGLALGHLCRNKPEPQDTELWPPRTLCELYSWYFRMALGGEGQEKGKASPRIEQLAHGGRKMVGTLGRLAFHGLVKKKYVFYEPDLKAFGVDLALLQSALCSCFLQREESLASSAAYCFTHLSLQEFVAATYYYSASKKAIFDLFTEGGVSWPRLGFLTHFRGAAQRAMQAEDGRLDVFLRFLSGLLSPRVNALLAGSLLAQGEHQGYRAQVAELLQGCLRHDTAVCARAINVLHCLHELQHTELARGVEEALESGGLARLTGPHHRTALAYLLQVSDTCAQEVNLSLHLSQGVLQSLLPQLLYCRSLRLDTNQFQDPVMELLGSVLSGKDCRIQRISLAENQISNKGAKALARSLLVNRSLTTLDLRSNSIGPQGAKALADALKINRTLASLSLQSNTIRDDGARSIAEALGTNRTLSVLHLQKNTIGPVGTQRMADALKQNKSLKELMFSSNSMGDGGAKALAEALKVNQGLENLDLQSNSISDAGVAALMGALCTNQTLLSLNLRENSISPEGAQDLAHALCTNSTLKNLDLTANLLHDEGAQAIAVAVRENRALTSLHLQWNFIQAGAAKALGQALQLNRSLTSLDLQENAIGDEGASAVASALKANTALTALYLQVASIGAPGAQALGEALAVNRTLEILDLRGNTIGVAGAKALANALKVNSSLRRLNLQENSLGMDGAICVATALSGNHGLQHINLQGNHIGESGARMISEAIKTNAPSCTVEM, from the exons ATGAGGAAGCAGGAGGTGCGGACAGGTGGGGAGACTGGCCAGGGCCACAGTGCCAGCTCCCCAGCTGAGCAGGTGAAAGCCCTCGTGGACCTGCTGGCCGGGAAGGGTGGTCAGGGCTCCCTGGCCCCACAGGCCCCCGACAGAGCACTGGACTCTCCGCTGGGGCCCCACAGCAATG ACTGGAGAATACAGAAGCACCGCGAGGCCCTGCTGAGCAGGGTAAGAGgcagcccagagctgggcagcccCTCGCCCAGGCTGTCCAGCCTCCTCCTGGTGGAGGGCCTGACGGACCTGCAGCTGAAGGAACATGACTTCACGCAGGTGGAGGCTACACGCGGGGGCTGGCGCTCCACCAAGACCATCGCCCTGGACAGGCTTTTCCTGCCTCTATCTCGGGTGTCCATCCCACCTCGGATCTCCATCACCATCGGGGTGGCCGGTGTGGGCAAGACCACCTTGGTGAGGGACTTTGTCTGCCTCTGGGCCCAGGGGCAGGTCGGTAAGGACTTCTCACTGGTGCTGCCTTTGAGCTTCCGGGATCTCAACCCCCACGAGAAGCTGTCTGCAGACAGACTTGTCCGCTCTGTCTTCCCTCATATTGGGGAGCTTGGCCTGGCAGGAGCAACCAGGGTCCTCCTGATCCTGGACGGCCTGGATGAATGTAAGACGCCTCTGGACTTCTCCAACACTGTGGCCTGCACTGATCCCAAGAAGGAGATCCAGGTGGACCACTTGATCACCAACATCATCAGGGGCAATCTCTTCCCAGAAGTTTCTGTCTGGGTCACCTCCCGCCCCAGTGCGGCTGGCCAGATTCCTGGGGGCCTAGTGGACCGGATGACTGAGATCCGGGGTTTTAACGAGGAGGAAATTCAAGTGTGTTTGGAGCAGCTGTTCCCCGAGGACCAGGTCCTCTTGGGCTGGGTCCTGAGCCAGGTGCAGGCCGACAGGGCCCTCTACCTGATGTGTACCATCCCAGCCTTCTGCCGGCTCACAGGTTTGGCGCTGGGCCACTTATGCCGCAACAAGCCAGAGCCCCAGGACACAGAACTGTGGCCTCCAAGGACCCTGTGTGAGCTCTACTCTTGGTACTTCAGGATGGCTcttggtggggaggggcaggagaaggGTAAGGCGAGCCCTCGCATCGAGCAGCTGGCCCATGGCGGCCGCAAGATGGTGGGGACACTAGGCCGGCTGGCCTTCCATGGGCTGGTCAAGAAGAAGTACGTGTTCTATGAGCCAGACCTGAAGGCGTTTGGCGTGGACCTGGCTCTGCTGCAGAGCGCCCTGTGCAGCTGCTTCCTGCAGCGGGAGGAGAGCTTGGCCTCCTCGGCAGCCTACTGCTTCACCCACCTGTCCCTGCAGGAGTTCGTGGCGGCCACGTACTACTATAGCGCCTCCAAGAAGGCCATCTTCGACCTCTTCACCGAGGGTGGCGTGTCCTGGCCTCGGCTCGGCTTCCTCACGCATTTCAGAGGCGCGGCCCAGCGTGCCATGCAGGCTGAGGACGGACGGCTGGACGTGTTCCTGCGCTTCCTCTCGGGCCTCTTGTCTCCAAGGGTCAATGCCCTGCTGGCCGGCTCCCTGCTGGCCCAGGGTGAGCACCAGGGCTACCGGGCCCAGGTGGCCGAGCTCCTCCAGGGCTGCCTGCGCCATGACACAGCGGTCTGCGCCCGGGCGATCAATGTCCTGCACTGCCTGCATGAGCTGCAGCACACGGAGCTGGCCCGTGGCGTGGAGGAGGCCCTGGAGAGCGGAGGTCTGGCCAGGCTGACTGGCCCCCATCACCGTACCGCCCTGGCCTACCTCTTGCAGGTGTCGGACACTTGCGCCCAGGAGGTCAACCTGTCCCTACACCTCAGCCAAGGCGTCCTCCAAAGTCTGCTGCCCCAGCTGCTCTACTGCCGGAGCCTGAG GCTGGACACCAACCAGTTCCAGGACCCCGTGATGGAGCTGCTGGGCAGTGTGCTGAGTGGGAAGGACTGTCGCATTCAGAGGATCAG TTTGGCTGAGAACCAGATCAGTAACAAGGGGGCCAAGGCTCTGGCCAGATCCCTCCTGGTCAACAGAAGTCTGACCACTCTGGA CCTCCGCAGTAACTCCATCGGACCTCAAGGGGCCAAGGCGCTGGCAGATGCTCTGAAGATTAACCGCACTCTGGCCTCTCTGAG CCTCCAGAGCAACACGATCAGGGATGATGGTGCCAGGTCCATAGCTGAGGCCTTGGGCACCAACCGGACCCTCTCCGTGCTGCA CCTGCAGAAGAACACCATTGGGCCCGTGGGAACCCAGCGGATGGCAGATGCCCTGAAGCAGAACAAGAGTCTGAAGGAGCTCAT GTTCTCCAGTAACAGCATGGGTGATGGAGGTGCCAAGGCCCTGGCTGAGGCCCTGAAGGTGAACCAGGGCCTGGAGAACCTGGA CCTGCAAAGCAATTCCATCAGTGACGCAGGAGTGGCAGCACTGATGGGGGCCCTCTGCACCAACCAGACCCTCCTCAGCCTCAA cCTTCGAGAAAACTCCATCAGCCCAGAGGGAGCCCAGGATTTGGCACATGCTCTCTGTACCAACAGCACCCTGAAGAACCTGGA cctgacagCCAACCTCCTTCACGACGAGGGTGCCCAGGCCATCGCGGTGGCAGTGAGAGAAAACCGCGCCCTCACGTCCCTTCA CCTGCAGTGGAATTTCATCCAAGCCGGTGCTGCCAAGGCCCTGGGACAAGCACTACAGCTCAACAGGAGCCTGACTAGCCTTGA TTTACAGGAGAACGCCATCGGGGATGAAGGCGCCTCTGCGGTGGCCAGTGCGCTGAAGGCAAACACGGCCCTCACTGCTCTCTA TCTCCAGGTGGCCTCCATTGGTGCTCCAGGGGCCCAGGCGCTAGGGGAGGCCCTGGCTGTGAACAGAACCTTGGAGATTCTTGA CTTAAGAGGAAACACCATCGGAGTGGCTGGAGCCAAAGCCCTGGCGAATGCTCTGAAGGTCAACTCAAGTCTCCGAAGACTCAA TCTTCAAGAAAACTCCTTGGGGATGGATGGGGCGATATGCGTTGCCACTGCACTGTCTGGAAACCACGGCCTCCAGCACATCAA
- the NLRC3 gene encoding NLR family CARD domain-containing protein 3 isoform X3, producing the protein MRKQEVRTGGETGQGHSASSPAEQVKALVDLLAGKGGQGSLAPQAPDRALDSPLGPHSNDWRIQKHREALLSRVRGSPELGSPSPRLSSLLLVEGLTDLQLKEHDFTQVEATRGGWRSTKTIALDRLFLPLSRVSIPPRISITIGVAGVGKTTLVRDFVCLWAQGQVGKDFSLVLPLSFRDLNPHEKLSADRLVRSVFPHIGELGLAGATRVLLILDGLDECKTPLDFSNTVACTDPKKEIQVDHLITNIIRGNLFPEVSVWVTSRPSAAGQIPGGLVDRMTEIRGFNEEEIQVCLEQLFPEDQVLLGWVLSQVQADRALYLMCTIPAFCRLTGLALGHLCRNKPEPQDTELWPPRTLCELYSWYFRMALGGEGQEKGKASPRIEQLAHGGRKMVGTLGRLAFHGLVKKKYVFYEPDLKAFGVDLALLQSALCSCFLQREESLASSAAYCFTHLSLQEFVAATYYYSASKKAIFDLFTEGGVSWPRLGFLTHFRGAAQRAMQAEDGRLDVFLRFLSGLLSPRVNALLAGSLLAQGEHQGYRAQVAELLQGCLRHDTAVCARAINVLHCLHELQHTELARGVEEALESGGLARLTGPHHRTALAYLLQVSDTCAQEVNLSLHLSQGVLQSLLPQLLYCRSLRLDTNQFQDPVMELLGSVLSGKDCRIQRISLAENQISNKGAKALARSLLVNRSLTTLDLRSNSIGPQGAKALADALKINRTLASLSLQSNTIRDDGARSIAEALGTNRTLSVLHLQKNTIGPVGTQRMADALKQNKSLKELMFSSNSMGDGGAKALAEALKVNQGLENLDLQSNSISDAGVAALMGALCTNQTLLSLNLRENSISPEGAQDLAHALCTNSTLKNLDLTANLLHDEGAQAIAVAVRENRALTSLHLQWNFIQAGAAKALGQALQLNRSLTSLDLQENAIGDEGASAVASALKANTALTALYLQVASIGAPGAQALGEALAVNRTLEILDYHCALGFLFFLSA; encoded by the exons ATGAGGAAGCAGGAGGTGCGGACAGGTGGGGAGACTGGCCAGGGCCACAGTGCCAGCTCCCCAGCTGAGCAGGTGAAAGCCCTCGTGGACCTGCTGGCCGGGAAGGGTGGTCAGGGCTCCCTGGCCCCACAGGCCCCCGACAGAGCACTGGACTCTCCGCTGGGGCCCCACAGCAATG ACTGGAGAATACAGAAGCACCGCGAGGCCCTGCTGAGCAGGGTAAGAGgcagcccagagctgggcagcccCTCGCCCAGGCTGTCCAGCCTCCTCCTGGTGGAGGGCCTGACGGACCTGCAGCTGAAGGAACATGACTTCACGCAGGTGGAGGCTACACGCGGGGGCTGGCGCTCCACCAAGACCATCGCCCTGGACAGGCTTTTCCTGCCTCTATCTCGGGTGTCCATCCCACCTCGGATCTCCATCACCATCGGGGTGGCCGGTGTGGGCAAGACCACCTTGGTGAGGGACTTTGTCTGCCTCTGGGCCCAGGGGCAGGTCGGTAAGGACTTCTCACTGGTGCTGCCTTTGAGCTTCCGGGATCTCAACCCCCACGAGAAGCTGTCTGCAGACAGACTTGTCCGCTCTGTCTTCCCTCATATTGGGGAGCTTGGCCTGGCAGGAGCAACCAGGGTCCTCCTGATCCTGGACGGCCTGGATGAATGTAAGACGCCTCTGGACTTCTCCAACACTGTGGCCTGCACTGATCCCAAGAAGGAGATCCAGGTGGACCACTTGATCACCAACATCATCAGGGGCAATCTCTTCCCAGAAGTTTCTGTCTGGGTCACCTCCCGCCCCAGTGCGGCTGGCCAGATTCCTGGGGGCCTAGTGGACCGGATGACTGAGATCCGGGGTTTTAACGAGGAGGAAATTCAAGTGTGTTTGGAGCAGCTGTTCCCCGAGGACCAGGTCCTCTTGGGCTGGGTCCTGAGCCAGGTGCAGGCCGACAGGGCCCTCTACCTGATGTGTACCATCCCAGCCTTCTGCCGGCTCACAGGTTTGGCGCTGGGCCACTTATGCCGCAACAAGCCAGAGCCCCAGGACACAGAACTGTGGCCTCCAAGGACCCTGTGTGAGCTCTACTCTTGGTACTTCAGGATGGCTcttggtggggaggggcaggagaaggGTAAGGCGAGCCCTCGCATCGAGCAGCTGGCCCATGGCGGCCGCAAGATGGTGGGGACACTAGGCCGGCTGGCCTTCCATGGGCTGGTCAAGAAGAAGTACGTGTTCTATGAGCCAGACCTGAAGGCGTTTGGCGTGGACCTGGCTCTGCTGCAGAGCGCCCTGTGCAGCTGCTTCCTGCAGCGGGAGGAGAGCTTGGCCTCCTCGGCAGCCTACTGCTTCACCCACCTGTCCCTGCAGGAGTTCGTGGCGGCCACGTACTACTATAGCGCCTCCAAGAAGGCCATCTTCGACCTCTTCACCGAGGGTGGCGTGTCCTGGCCTCGGCTCGGCTTCCTCACGCATTTCAGAGGCGCGGCCCAGCGTGCCATGCAGGCTGAGGACGGACGGCTGGACGTGTTCCTGCGCTTCCTCTCGGGCCTCTTGTCTCCAAGGGTCAATGCCCTGCTGGCCGGCTCCCTGCTGGCCCAGGGTGAGCACCAGGGCTACCGGGCCCAGGTGGCCGAGCTCCTCCAGGGCTGCCTGCGCCATGACACAGCGGTCTGCGCCCGGGCGATCAATGTCCTGCACTGCCTGCATGAGCTGCAGCACACGGAGCTGGCCCGTGGCGTGGAGGAGGCCCTGGAGAGCGGAGGTCTGGCCAGGCTGACTGGCCCCCATCACCGTACCGCCCTGGCCTACCTCTTGCAGGTGTCGGACACTTGCGCCCAGGAGGTCAACCTGTCCCTACACCTCAGCCAAGGCGTCCTCCAAAGTCTGCTGCCCCAGCTGCTCTACTGCCGGAGCCTGAG GCTGGACACCAACCAGTTCCAGGACCCCGTGATGGAGCTGCTGGGCAGTGTGCTGAGTGGGAAGGACTGTCGCATTCAGAGGATCAG TTTGGCTGAGAACCAGATCAGTAACAAGGGGGCCAAGGCTCTGGCCAGATCCCTCCTGGTCAACAGAAGTCTGACCACTCTGGA CCTCCGCAGTAACTCCATCGGACCTCAAGGGGCCAAGGCGCTGGCAGATGCTCTGAAGATTAACCGCACTCTGGCCTCTCTGAG CCTCCAGAGCAACACGATCAGGGATGATGGTGCCAGGTCCATAGCTGAGGCCTTGGGCACCAACCGGACCCTCTCCGTGCTGCA CCTGCAGAAGAACACCATTGGGCCCGTGGGAACCCAGCGGATGGCAGATGCCCTGAAGCAGAACAAGAGTCTGAAGGAGCTCAT GTTCTCCAGTAACAGCATGGGTGATGGAGGTGCCAAGGCCCTGGCTGAGGCCCTGAAGGTGAACCAGGGCCTGGAGAACCTGGA CCTGCAAAGCAATTCCATCAGTGACGCAGGAGTGGCAGCACTGATGGGGGCCCTCTGCACCAACCAGACCCTCCTCAGCCTCAA cCTTCGAGAAAACTCCATCAGCCCAGAGGGAGCCCAGGATTTGGCACATGCTCTCTGTACCAACAGCACCCTGAAGAACCTGGA cctgacagCCAACCTCCTTCACGACGAGGGTGCCCAGGCCATCGCGGTGGCAGTGAGAGAAAACCGCGCCCTCACGTCCCTTCA CCTGCAGTGGAATTTCATCCAAGCCGGTGCTGCCAAGGCCCTGGGACAAGCACTACAGCTCAACAGGAGCCTGACTAGCCTTGA TTTACAGGAGAACGCCATCGGGGATGAAGGCGCCTCTGCGGTGGCCAGTGCGCTGAAGGCAAACACGGCCCTCACTGCTCTCTA TCTCCAGGTGGCCTCCATTGGTGCTCCAGGGGCCCAGGCGCTAGGGGAGGCCCTGGCTGTGAACAGAACCTTGGAGATTCTTGA CTATCACTGTGCCTTAGGTTTCCTGTTTTTCCTGTCAGCTTAA
- the NLRC3 gene encoding NLR family CARD domain-containing protein 3 isoform X2: protein MRKQEVRTGGETGQGHSASSPAEQVKALVDLLAGKGGQGSLAPQAPDRALDSPLGPHSNDWRIQKHREALLSRVRGSPELGSPSPRLSSLLLVEGLTDLQLKEHDFTQVEATRGGWRSTKTIALDRLFLPLSRVSIPPRISITIGVAGVGKTTLVRDFVCLWAQGQVGKDFSLVLPLSFRDLNPHEKLSADRLVRSVFPHIGELGLAGATRVLLILDGLDECKTPLDFSNTVACTDPKKEIQVDHLITNIIRGNLFPEVSVWVTSRPSAAGQIPGGLVDRMTEIRGFNEEEIQVCLEQLFPEDQVLLGWVLSQVQADRALYLMCTIPAFCRLTGLALGHLCRNKPEPQDTELWPPRTLCELYSWYFRMALGGEGQEKGKASPRIEQLAHGGRKMVGTLGRLAFHGLVKKKYVFYEPDLKAFGVDLALLQSALCSCFLQREESLASSAAYCFTHLSLQEFVAATYYYSASKKAIFDLFTEGGVSWPRLGFLTHFRGAAQRAMQAEDGRLDVFLRFLSGLLSPRVNALLAGSLLAQGEHQGYRAQVAELLQGCLRHDTAVCARAINVLHCLHELQHTELARGVEEALESGGLARLTGPHHRTALAYLLQVSDTCAQEVNLSLHLSQGVLQSLLPQLLYCRSLRLDTNQFQDPVMELLGSVLSGKDCRIQRISLAENQISNKGAKALARSLLVNRSLTTLDLRSNSIGPQGAKALADALKINRTLASLSLQSNTIRDDGARSIAEALGTNRTLSVLHLQKNTIGPVGTQRMADALKQNKSLKELMFSSNSMGDGGAKALAEALKVNQGLENLDLQSNSISDAGVAALMGALCTNQTLLSLNLRENSISPEGAQDLAHALCTNSTLKNLDLQWNFIQAGAAKALGQALQLNRSLTSLDLQENAIGDEGASAVASALKANTALTALYLQVASIGAPGAQALGEALAVNRTLEILDLRGNTIGVAGAKALANALKVNSSLRRLNLQENSLGMDGAICVATALSGNHGLQHINLQGNHIGESGARMISEAIKTNAPSCTVEM from the exons ATGAGGAAGCAGGAGGTGCGGACAGGTGGGGAGACTGGCCAGGGCCACAGTGCCAGCTCCCCAGCTGAGCAGGTGAAAGCCCTCGTGGACCTGCTGGCCGGGAAGGGTGGTCAGGGCTCCCTGGCCCCACAGGCCCCCGACAGAGCACTGGACTCTCCGCTGGGGCCCCACAGCAATG ACTGGAGAATACAGAAGCACCGCGAGGCCCTGCTGAGCAGGGTAAGAGgcagcccagagctgggcagcccCTCGCCCAGGCTGTCCAGCCTCCTCCTGGTGGAGGGCCTGACGGACCTGCAGCTGAAGGAACATGACTTCACGCAGGTGGAGGCTACACGCGGGGGCTGGCGCTCCACCAAGACCATCGCCCTGGACAGGCTTTTCCTGCCTCTATCTCGGGTGTCCATCCCACCTCGGATCTCCATCACCATCGGGGTGGCCGGTGTGGGCAAGACCACCTTGGTGAGGGACTTTGTCTGCCTCTGGGCCCAGGGGCAGGTCGGTAAGGACTTCTCACTGGTGCTGCCTTTGAGCTTCCGGGATCTCAACCCCCACGAGAAGCTGTCTGCAGACAGACTTGTCCGCTCTGTCTTCCCTCATATTGGGGAGCTTGGCCTGGCAGGAGCAACCAGGGTCCTCCTGATCCTGGACGGCCTGGATGAATGTAAGACGCCTCTGGACTTCTCCAACACTGTGGCCTGCACTGATCCCAAGAAGGAGATCCAGGTGGACCACTTGATCACCAACATCATCAGGGGCAATCTCTTCCCAGAAGTTTCTGTCTGGGTCACCTCCCGCCCCAGTGCGGCTGGCCAGATTCCTGGGGGCCTAGTGGACCGGATGACTGAGATCCGGGGTTTTAACGAGGAGGAAATTCAAGTGTGTTTGGAGCAGCTGTTCCCCGAGGACCAGGTCCTCTTGGGCTGGGTCCTGAGCCAGGTGCAGGCCGACAGGGCCCTCTACCTGATGTGTACCATCCCAGCCTTCTGCCGGCTCACAGGTTTGGCGCTGGGCCACTTATGCCGCAACAAGCCAGAGCCCCAGGACACAGAACTGTGGCCTCCAAGGACCCTGTGTGAGCTCTACTCTTGGTACTTCAGGATGGCTcttggtggggaggggcaggagaaggGTAAGGCGAGCCCTCGCATCGAGCAGCTGGCCCATGGCGGCCGCAAGATGGTGGGGACACTAGGCCGGCTGGCCTTCCATGGGCTGGTCAAGAAGAAGTACGTGTTCTATGAGCCAGACCTGAAGGCGTTTGGCGTGGACCTGGCTCTGCTGCAGAGCGCCCTGTGCAGCTGCTTCCTGCAGCGGGAGGAGAGCTTGGCCTCCTCGGCAGCCTACTGCTTCACCCACCTGTCCCTGCAGGAGTTCGTGGCGGCCACGTACTACTATAGCGCCTCCAAGAAGGCCATCTTCGACCTCTTCACCGAGGGTGGCGTGTCCTGGCCTCGGCTCGGCTTCCTCACGCATTTCAGAGGCGCGGCCCAGCGTGCCATGCAGGCTGAGGACGGACGGCTGGACGTGTTCCTGCGCTTCCTCTCGGGCCTCTTGTCTCCAAGGGTCAATGCCCTGCTGGCCGGCTCCCTGCTGGCCCAGGGTGAGCACCAGGGCTACCGGGCCCAGGTGGCCGAGCTCCTCCAGGGCTGCCTGCGCCATGACACAGCGGTCTGCGCCCGGGCGATCAATGTCCTGCACTGCCTGCATGAGCTGCAGCACACGGAGCTGGCCCGTGGCGTGGAGGAGGCCCTGGAGAGCGGAGGTCTGGCCAGGCTGACTGGCCCCCATCACCGTACCGCCCTGGCCTACCTCTTGCAGGTGTCGGACACTTGCGCCCAGGAGGTCAACCTGTCCCTACACCTCAGCCAAGGCGTCCTCCAAAGTCTGCTGCCCCAGCTGCTCTACTGCCGGAGCCTGAG GCTGGACACCAACCAGTTCCAGGACCCCGTGATGGAGCTGCTGGGCAGTGTGCTGAGTGGGAAGGACTGTCGCATTCAGAGGATCAG TTTGGCTGAGAACCAGATCAGTAACAAGGGGGCCAAGGCTCTGGCCAGATCCCTCCTGGTCAACAGAAGTCTGACCACTCTGGA CCTCCGCAGTAACTCCATCGGACCTCAAGGGGCCAAGGCGCTGGCAGATGCTCTGAAGATTAACCGCACTCTGGCCTCTCTGAG CCTCCAGAGCAACACGATCAGGGATGATGGTGCCAGGTCCATAGCTGAGGCCTTGGGCACCAACCGGACCCTCTCCGTGCTGCA CCTGCAGAAGAACACCATTGGGCCCGTGGGAACCCAGCGGATGGCAGATGCCCTGAAGCAGAACAAGAGTCTGAAGGAGCTCAT GTTCTCCAGTAACAGCATGGGTGATGGAGGTGCCAAGGCCCTGGCTGAGGCCCTGAAGGTGAACCAGGGCCTGGAGAACCTGGA CCTGCAAAGCAATTCCATCAGTGACGCAGGAGTGGCAGCACTGATGGGGGCCCTCTGCACCAACCAGACCCTCCTCAGCCTCAA cCTTCGAGAAAACTCCATCAGCCCAGAGGGAGCCCAGGATTTGGCACATGCTCTCTGTACCAACAGCACCCTGAAGAACCTGGA CCTGCAGTGGAATTTCATCCAAGCCGGTGCTGCCAAGGCCCTGGGACAAGCACTACAGCTCAACAGGAGCCTGACTAGCCTTGA TTTACAGGAGAACGCCATCGGGGATGAAGGCGCCTCTGCGGTGGCCAGTGCGCTGAAGGCAAACACGGCCCTCACTGCTCTCTA TCTCCAGGTGGCCTCCATTGGTGCTCCAGGGGCCCAGGCGCTAGGGGAGGCCCTGGCTGTGAACAGAACCTTGGAGATTCTTGA CTTAAGAGGAAACACCATCGGAGTGGCTGGAGCCAAAGCCCTGGCGAATGCTCTGAAGGTCAACTCAAGTCTCCGAAGACTCAA TCTTCAAGAAAACTCCTTGGGGATGGATGGGGCGATATGCGTTGCCACTGCACTGTCTGGAAACCACGGCCTCCAGCACATCAA